The following proteins are encoded in a genomic region of Plasmodium sp. gorilla clade G2 genome assembly, chromosome: 2:
- a CDS encoding phospholipase A2, putative, whose protein sequence is MSDDDDKIYIYSDLFSKNYSDDEKDDSYEREKQVYSASETKNAENEYSKLRAQNSTILNNYFDNDNIKNVENVKSNDPDQIDPILFPVNKNYYLNLFDGQLIENRHSIKLRKAGFYAIYVENNNNSKWDGIYFGLSRMQVELDYKLITKKNKDGGEYEKRNPSSYDNTESVLNTVGSEQEETENKNEETSTYNSNLNNEINKICKYNLDQTDILLDENNSERRRSSTFKVKNTNYYENLMLQNKYTNSKIYDDDDKNNTETYTCTFKTEDQIRVTGQKKKYIYLYNKYDNATLDLNVHTYMSLGMSILCKYSLLYCGKYNHIPRDPYTPFKKPVSILSLDGGGILTISTLLVLNRLETELRKEIGSEDIKLTDCFDMVCGTSAGGLISLALLREIDLQDISNMWPSTIKKVFEGNRNIISGIFFEGYDVNNVKDVFLERMGNKFMSSYKKFYCFVTATDVKHKPYKLFLLRNYTHKYNSINAESYDGINKVPLWLAAWATASAPTYLKGPSGEDIKKLGINIKPEIHLVDGALKASNPALIALEECARLNNKNLSTFIKEDLDTLVSIGTGQVPTKLTQSGTSSKSASTFEILINSTHLLTRANDTHREVLQRLADRENTYFRFNVPHIGDIEIDSQDVRDFDLISKATQDYLFDEKFYEIKRLAHKLANNYIRSKYL, encoded by the exons atgagtgatgatgatgataagatatatatatattctgatTTGTTCTCAAAAAATTATAGTGATGATGAGAAAGATGATTCATATGAAAGAGAAAAACAAGTGTATAGTGCAAGTGAAACAAAAAACGCGGAAAACGAATATTCTAAACTCCGAGCACAAAATTCtactatattaaataattattttgataatgataatataaaaaatgtcgAAAATGTTAAATCTAATGATCCTGATCAAATTGATCCCATATTATTTcctgtaaataaaaattattatctgAATTTATTTGATGGACAATTAATTGAAAATAGACATTCCATAAAACTAAGAAAAGCTGGCTTTTATGCTATCTATGTGGAAAACAATAACaat aGTAAATGGGATGGTATCTATTTTGGCTTGTCCAGAATGCAGGTGGAGTTAGATTACAAACttataacaaaaaagaataagGATGGTGGGGAATATGAAAAGAGAAACCCTTCAAGTTATGATAATACAGAGAGTGTACTAAACACTGTAGGTAGTGAACAAGAAGAAACTGAAAATAAGAATGAAGAAACAAGTACATATAATTcgaatttaaataatgaaataaataaaatatgtaaatataatttagaTCAAACTGATATATTActagatgaaaataattctgAGAGAAGAAGAAGTAGTACTTTTAAAGTTAAAAATActaattattatgaaaatttaatgttacaaaataaatatacgaattctaaaatatatgatgatgatgataaaaataatactgAAACGTATACGTGTACGTTCAAAACAGAAGATCAAATAAGAGTTACaggccaaaaaaaaaagtacatatatttatataacaaatatgatAATGCAACATTAGATTTAAATGTGCATACATATATGTCTTTAGGCATGagtatattatgtaaatattcGTTGCTTTATTGTGGAAAGTATAATCATATACCCAGGGACCCCTACACACCCTTTAAAAAAcc AGTGTCCATTTTATCGCTGGATGGAGGGGGGATATTAACCATATCAACGTTACTTGTTTTAAACAGATTAGAAACGGAGTTACGAAAAGAAATAGGAAGTGAAGACATAAAATTAACAGATTGTTTTGATATGGTATGTGGTACAAGTGCAGGTGGTTTAATAAGCTTAGCTTTATTAAGAGAGATTGATTTACAGGATATTAGTAATATGTGGCCAAGTACTATAAAGAAGGTTTTTGAAGGAAATCGAAATATAATAAGtggtatattttttgaagGATATGATGTGAATAATGTAAAGGATGTATTTTTAGAACGCATGGGAAATAAATTTATGTCAtcctataaaaaattttattgttttgtAACAGCAACTGATGTAAAACATAAgccatataaattatttttacttagaaattatacacataaatataattcgATTAATGCAGAATCATATGATGGTATAAATAAAGTTCCTTTATGGCTAGCTGCATGGGCAACTGCTTCTGCACCAACATATTTAAAAGGGCCAAGTGgagaagatataaaaaagttgggaattaatataaaaccAGAAATACATTTAGTAGATGGTGCATTAAAAGCAAGTAATCCTGCTTTGATTGCTTTAGAAGAATGTGCaagattaaataataaaaatttatctaCATTTATTAAAGAGGATTTAGATACATTAGTATCAATAGGTACAGGTCAGGTACCTACAAAATTAACTCAATCTGGTACTAGTAGCAAATCAGCATCAACCtttgaaatattaattaattcaACTCACTTATTAACAAGAGCAAATGATACTCATAGGGAAGTATTACAACGTTTAGCTGACAGagaaaatacatattttagaTTTAATGTGCCACATATAGGTGATATAGAAATAGATAGTCAAGATGTTCGAGATTTTGATTTAATTTCAAAGGCAACTCaagattatttatttgacgaaaaattttatgaaattAAAAGGTTAGCTCATAAATTAGCAAATAATTACATACGTTCAAAatatctataa
- a CDS encoding 3'exoribonuclease, putative, which yields MSKYRAPLPHFNCKSKFEKIYEENLNNGSFKRINNRKNNEIRDMFIKLGEDENYGSSCFYSLGNTKILTTVYGPNPDSKYATYSKGKVFLDVKSLNINTIGASDRERDNDIKSLLIECISNIILLEKYPQCSIKIKCLIIQDDGGCLSATLTCISLALLKAQVQMKDIIISININSIICPVTKKMYHLVDLDGMEEKYYQSKYEMNSITLGICLNLKTVCFYHGAGSFFNSKNLAEITSYGECACKSLGSEIKKVLKQYTKKRIDSIYEKVNVLE from the exons ATGTCGAAGTATAGAGCTCCATTACCACATTTCAATTGCAAGAGTAAATTTGAGAAAATTTATGAAGAAAATTTGAATAATGGAAGTTTCAAAAGGATAAACAATCGCAAGAATAACGAAATCCGGGATATgt tTATCAAATTAGGAGAAGATGAAAACTATGGTTCTTCATGTTTCTATTCATTGGggaatacaaaaatattaaccACTgt aTATGGTCCTAATCCAGATTCAAAATACGCAACTTATAGTAAGGGGAAAGTTTTTTTAGACGTCAAAAGTTTGAATATTAACACAATAGGAGCTAGCGATagg gaaagagataatgatataaagaGTTTATTGATTGAATGTAtttcaaatattattttattagaaaaatatCCGCAGTGttctattaaaataaaatgtttgATAATTCAAGATGATGGAG GATGTTTAAGTGCAACATTAACCTGTATATCTCTTGCCTTATTAAAGGCACAAGTACAAATGaaagatattattatatcgataaatata aaTTCGATAATATGTCCAGTTACCAAAAAAATGTATCATCTTGTAGATCTTGATGGAatg gaagaaaaatattatcaaagTAAATATGAAATGAATTCTATAACATTGGGTATATGTTTAAATTTAAAGACTGTTTGTTTTTATCATGGGGCAGGCAGTTTTTTTAATAGTAAAAACTTGGCTGAA ATAACAAGTTATGGTGAATGTGCATGTAAATCATTAGGtagtgaaataaaaaaagttcTGAAACAATATACGAAGAAAAGAATAGATTCTATATATGAGAAAGTTAATGTATTAGAATAA